Proteins encoded together in one Terriglobales bacterium window:
- a CDS encoding tetratricopeptide repeat protein, whose protein sequence is MKRRQALLVIAALAAISSLSFTQEAQNPTAGQRPAAPVRIGPPPATATAEELEKQADHLRAEKSYADALDYYRAAIKKANSAPLWNKVGITELQTGHLKDAAKSFERSIKLDSKFPEAYNNRGAVYYIAGTQQQALAEQKHKSVPRGAVSNYRKSVNYYLKALALREDSASYHANLGTAYFALKDFPQATNEYARAMELDPDVLEHRFQTGITAQMSSPEDRAHYSFVVARMYAKSGNLERALQYLRKAIEDGYKDLDSVYKDQEFATLRKDPRFSELMARKPTAIPQ, encoded by the coding sequence ATGAAACGCCGTCAGGCACTGCTCGTGATCGCCGCTCTCGCCGCGATCTCATCGCTTTCGTTTACCCAGGAAGCACAGAATCCAACTGCCGGACAGCGGCCTGCGGCGCCAGTGCGCATCGGTCCTCCGCCGGCGACCGCGACCGCCGAGGAATTGGAAAAGCAGGCTGACCACCTGCGCGCCGAGAAATCTTACGCCGACGCACTCGACTACTATCGTGCGGCGATCAAGAAGGCGAATAGCGCTCCTTTGTGGAACAAGGTCGGGATCACGGAACTGCAGACCGGCCATCTCAAGGATGCGGCCAAGAGCTTTGAGCGCAGCATCAAACTCGATTCCAAGTTTCCCGAAGCGTACAACAATCGCGGCGCGGTGTACTACATCGCCGGTACCCAGCAACAAGCCCTGGCGGAGCAGAAGCATAAGTCCGTGCCTCGCGGCGCAGTCAGCAACTATCGCAAGTCCGTTAACTACTACCTCAAGGCGCTTGCGCTGCGCGAAGATAGCGCGTCCTATCACGCCAATCTCGGAACGGCTTACTTCGCGCTCAAGGACTTTCCTCAGGCCACGAACGAGTATGCACGCGCCATGGAACTGGACCCCGACGTCCTCGAGCACCGCTTCCAGACTGGAATCACGGCGCAAATGTCCTCGCCCGAGGACCGTGCGCATTACTCGTTTGTGGTTGCGCGCATGTATGCCAAGTCCGGCAACCTGGAGCGCGCTTTGCAATATCTGCGCAAGGCCATCGAGGATGGCTACAAAGACCTGGATTCCGTGTACAAGGACCAGGAATTTGCCACCTTGAGAAAGGACCCGCGGTTTTCAGAGTTGATGGCCCGCAAACCAACGGCGATTCCACAATAG